A single region of the Eleginops maclovinus isolate JMC-PN-2008 ecotype Puerto Natales chromosome 16, JC_Emac_rtc_rv5, whole genome shotgun sequence genome encodes:
- the tyk2 gene encoding non-receptor tyrosine-protein kinase TYK2 isoform X1 produces the protein MSKRGSSKHSRQGAFPRLCDPPQGPGIHVYLFWSNEGERYVSHTSGEVTAEDLCISAAEAVGITPLCHVLFALYNPQSSCWYSPNHTFTPENSSLVLHYCMRFYFRNWHGLSEKEPAVYRYALRSGAGQGGFPLLEIASLQYLFSQAQYEFVNEVVQMEDVDSEAKLNSFENESLGMAVLQLSHHAMQTGCSLQDVAQKICFLRCIPRSFAKHISRVNFLTQIRIRRVFAEFVRTFQQHTVDKGRLGTQEIMYKYISTLEHLSPSFGTETFSVSQMELREDGDGSYSYSNTTQAEGASKDSFIGPATHEIMVSGTKGIQWRKMSGQKALANTYLRNDYMKKTKQSGQPSANTPNKWTSFCDFPEITHIALTGDNVCISTQDNHCMEVQMNSSQEARSFISLLDGFNRLTAFAHHYLCHEVAPPRVVLSVANGLHGPIHDDFVLLKLKKEAEEGAFLVRWSALDYHRIILAVMNKNEYGSRPSHKQFRIQFKCSKFCLEGWDREFSSMKELTESLKTFVLQSGSDSFTVKKCCFPKQAELSNLLVMRPGVHTESLSLNLTQLRFHQIKDRELVQEQHLGRGTRTNIYSGRLLVQGGGGNDEDDEFNNNFADRKGISVVLKILDQSDKDIDIGFLETASLMSQVSHRHLVFVHGVSVKGSENIMVEEFVEFGPLDVFLRKEKASVTPQWKFIVAKQLAIALNYLETKRLYHGNVCAKNILVARRGLEHGTSPFVKLSDPGIALSVLSREERLERIPWIAPECVESGSPIGNVADQWSFGVTFLEICNNGDLPMSGSTLSEKERFYQQKGRLAEPSSQELADFISMCLTYEPMERPSFGIVLRELTEMIIKNPDISPSETLPDSDPSVFHKRYLKKMRCLGEGHFGKVTLYLYDPANDGTGELVAVKSLKQENGQVPEGWMKEIDILKSLYHINIVKYKGCCTELGGQVVQLIMEYLPLGSLMEYLPKRKVGMPQCLMFAQQICQGMEYLHSKRYIHRDLAARNVLVENEGLVKIGDFGLTKYIPEGEIYYRVREDGDSPVFWYALECLKENKFSFASDIWSFGVTLYEILTRCAHRQGPPDKFREMVQGPKEPMTVMVLIKLLEKQHRLPRPKDCPQELKILMEQCWVVDSAQRPSFKSLIERLEAIRQTYNWQSNINFSSAQIR, from the exons ATGTCCAAACGTGGTTCATCCAAGCATTCAAGGCAAGGGGCTTTCCCGAGGCTGTGTGATCCCCCTCAGGGTCCTGGTATCCATGTTTACCTGTTCTGGTCAAATGAAGGGGAAAGATATGTGTCCCATACAAGTGGAGAAGTCACAGCAGAAGACCTGTGCATCTCAGCTGCGGAGGCTGTAG GTATAACTCCTCTATGCCATGTGTTGTTTGCCCTGTACAATCCACAATCAAGCTGCTGGTACAGTCCAAACCACACGTTTACTCCAGAGAACTCCAGCCTTGTACTTCACtactgtatgag GTTTTACTTTCGGAATTGGCATGGACTGAGTGAGAAGGAGCCAGCTGTATACCGTTATGCTCTCAGATCTGGGGCAGGTCAGGGAGGTTTTCCCTTGCTTGAAATTGCATCCTTACAATACCTATTCTCCCAG GCTCAATATGAATTTGTGAATGAAGTGGTGCAGATGGAAGACGTGGACTCAGAGGCGAAGTTAAATAGCTTCGAAAATGAGAGCTTGGGGATGGCTGTGCTTCAACTCTCACATCATGCAATGCAAACAGGCTGCTCCTTGCAAGATGTTGCCCAAAAAATCTG CTTCCTACGATGCATTCCAAGGTCTTTCgccaaacacatttccagagtCAACTTCCTGACACAAATCAGGATCCGGCGGGTGTTTGCAGAGTTTGTGCGGACCTTCCAGCAGCACACTGTTGATAAGGGGAGACTGGGCACCCAGGAAATCATGTACAAGTACATCTCTACTCTCGAGCACTTGTCACCGAGTTTTGGAACAGAAACCTTTTCTGTATCCCAGATGGAGCTTCGAGAGGACGGGGATGGAAGCTACTCTTACTCCAACACCACCCAAGCAGAGGGTGCCTCAAAAGACAGCTTTATAGGTCCCGCCACACACGAGATAATGGTGTCAGGCACCAAGGGGATTCAGTGGAGGAAAATGTCTGGTCAGAAG GCACTGGCAAACACTTACCTCAGAAATGACtacatgaagaaaacaaaacagtccGGCCAACCGAGCGCAAACACTCCCAACAAATGGACGTCCTTCTGTGATTTCCCTGAAATAACTCACATAGCCCTCACTGGAGATAATGTGTGCATTAGCACTCAGGACAACCACTGCATG GAGGTTCAGATGAACTCCAGCCAGGAGGCCCGTTCCTTCATCTCTCTGCTAGATGGATTCAACCGGCTGACTGCATTCGCCCACCACTATCTTTGTCATGAAGTGGCTCCCCCAAGGGTAGTGCTGAGTGTAGCAAATGGACTGCATGGACCTATCCA TGATGATTTTGTGCTGCTGAAGCTGaaaaaggaggcagaggagggagcTTTCCTGGTACGCTGGAGTGCCCTTGACTATCACCGCATCATCCTAGCAGTGATGAACAAAAATGAG TATGGATCAAGGCCAAGCCACAAGCAGTTTCGGATTCAGTTCAAGTGTTCGAAGTTCTGTCTGGAGGGCTGGGATCGAGAGTTCTCCAGCATGAAGGAGCTCACAGAAAGCCTCAAGACCTTTGTACTCCAGTCTGGTTCGGACAGCTTTACTGTCAAGAAATGCTGTTTTCCAAAACAAGCAg AGCTCTCCAACCTTCTGGTGATGAGGCCAGGTGTTCACACTGAGTCCTTGTCCCTAAACTTGACTCAGCTGCGCTTCCACCAGATCAAGGACAGAGAGCTCGTACAG GAACAGCATTTGGGCCGCGGGACGAGAACTAACATCTACTCAGGACGTCTGCTGGTGCAAGGTGGGGGGGGAAATGATGAGGATGACGAGTTCAACAACAACTTTGCTGACCGCAAAGGAATCTCTGTGGTTCTCAAGATTCTGGACCAAAGTGATAAAGATATTGATATA GGATTTTTAGAAACTGCGAGTCTTATGAGCCAGGTGTCCCACCGTCACCTGGTGTTTGTACATGGCGTGTCAGTCAAAGGATCTGAAA ATATCATGGTGGAAGAATTTGTGGAGTTTGGGCCTTTGGATGTTTTCCTTCGAAAAGAAAAGGCATCTGTGACTCCTCAGTGGAAATTCATTGTTGCAAAGCAACTTGCCATTGCCCTCAATTATCTT GAGACCAAACGGCTGTATCATGGAAACGTCTGTGCCAAGAACATTCTGGTGGCAAGGCGAGGTCTTGAGCATGGCACCTCTCCTTTTGTCAAGCTGAGTGACCCAGGGATTGCCCTGAGTGTCCTCTCGAGGGAAG AGCGTCTTGAGCGTATCCCCTGGATTGCCCCTGAGTGTGTGGAAAGTGGCTCACCCATTGGAAATGTTGCTGACCAGTGGAGCTTTGGCGTGACCTTCCTGGAAATCTGCAACAACGGCGATCTTCCCATGAGTGGCAGCACATTGTCCGAG AAAGAGCGCTTTTATCAGCAAAAGGGTCGCTTAGCTGAACCATCGTCCCAGGAACTGGCCGACTTCATCAGCATGTGTTTGACCTACGAGCCAATGGAGAGGCCTTCGTTCGGCATTGTGCTCAGAGAGCTCACAGAGATGATAATCAAAA ATCCCGATATATCCCCCAGTGAAACTCTCCCTGACTCAGACCCAAGCGTGTTCCACAAACGCTACCTGAAAAAGATGAGGTGCTTAGGAGAG GGACACTTTGGTAAAGTGACTCTCTACTTGTACGACCCGGCCAATGATGGGACAGGAGAGCTCGTGGCAGTGAAGTCTTTGAAACAAGAGAATGGTCAAGTGCCTGAAGGCTGGATGAAGGAGATCGACATCCTCAAGTCCCTTTATCACATCAATATTGTCAAGTACAAAGGCTGCTGTACTGAACTGG GAGGGCAGGTGGTGCAGCTGATAATGGAATACCTTCCACTGGGGAGCCTGATGGAGTACCTTCCCAAACGTAAAGTGGGAATGCCCCAGTGCCTTATGTTTGCTCAGCAGATCTGTCAG GGTATGGAGTACTTGCACTCCAAACGATACATCCATCGAGACCTCGCTGCCCGAAATGTCTTGGTGGAAAATGAGGGTTTGGTGAAGATTGGAGACTTTGGCCTGACCAAATACATCCCTGAAGGCGAGATCTACTATCGTGTCCGTGAGGATGGGGACAGTCCTGTCTTCTG GTATGCCCTTGAGTGcttgaaggaaaataaatttTCCTTTGCGTCAGACATTTGGTCCTTTGGCGTTACGTTGTATGAGATCCTGACCCGCTGTGCACATCGCCAAGGCCCGCCAGAC aagTTCCGGGAAATGGTGCAAGGACCCAAGGAACCGATGACTGTGATGGTACTCATAAAGCTGTTGGAGAAGCAGCACCGATTGCCTCGCCCAAAAGACTGCCCGCAGGAG TTGAAGATTTTAATGGAGCAGTGTTGGGTTGTAGACTCAGCACAACGGCCATCATTCAAATCCCTCATCGAAAGGTTGGAGGCCATTCGCCAAACATACAACTGGCAGTCCAATATAAACTTTTCCTCGGCTCAGATTCGCTGA
- the tyk2 gene encoding non-receptor tyrosine-protein kinase TYK2 isoform X2: MSKRGSSKHSRQGAFPRLCDPPQGPGIHVYLFWSNEGERYVSHTSGEVTAEDLCISAAEAVGITPLCHVLFALYNPQSSCWYSPNHTFTPENSSLVLHYCMRFYFRNWHGLSEKEPAVYRYALRSGAGQGGFPLLEIASLQYLFSQAQYEFVNEVVQMEDVDSEAKLNSFENESLGMAVLQLSHHAMQTGCSLQDVAQKICFLRCIPRSFAKHISRVNFLTQIRIRRVFAEFVRTFQQHTVDKGRLGTQEIMYKYISTLEHLSPSFGTETFSVSQMELREDGDGSYSYSNTTQAEGASKDSFIGPATHEIMVSGTKGIQWRKMSGQKALANTYLRNDYMKKTKQSGQPSANTPNKWTSFCDFPEITHIALTGDNVCISTQDNHCMEVQMNSSQEARSFISLLDGFNRLTAFAHHYLCHEVAPPRVVLSVANGLHGPIHDDFVLLKLKKEAEEGAFLVRWSALDYHRIILAVMNKNEYGSRPSHKQFRIQFKCSKFCLEGWDREFSSMKELTESLKTFVLQSGSDSFTVKKCCFPKQAELSNLLVMRPGVHTESLSLNLTQLRFHQIKDRELVQEQHLGRGTRTNIYSGRLLVQGGGGNDEDDEFNNNFADRKGISVVLKILDQSDKDIDIGFLETASLMSQVSHRHLVFVHGVSVKGSENIMVEEFVEFGPLDVFLRKEKASVTPQWKFIVAKQLAIALNYLETKRLYHGNVCAKNILVARRGLEHGTSPFVKLSDPGIALSVLSREERLERIPWIAPECVESGSPIGNVADQWSFGVTFLEICNNGDLPMSGSTLSEKERFYQQKGRLAEPSSQELADFISMCLTYEPMERPSFGIVLRELTEMIIKNPDISPSETLPDSDPSVFHKRYLKKMRCLGEGHFGKVTLYLYDPANDGTGELVAVKSLKQENGQVPEGWMKEIDILKSLYHINIVKYKGCCTELDINLQHTEHHSPFSTRVGSRSFLPLMESKG, translated from the exons ATGTCCAAACGTGGTTCATCCAAGCATTCAAGGCAAGGGGCTTTCCCGAGGCTGTGTGATCCCCCTCAGGGTCCTGGTATCCATGTTTACCTGTTCTGGTCAAATGAAGGGGAAAGATATGTGTCCCATACAAGTGGAGAAGTCACAGCAGAAGACCTGTGCATCTCAGCTGCGGAGGCTGTAG GTATAACTCCTCTATGCCATGTGTTGTTTGCCCTGTACAATCCACAATCAAGCTGCTGGTACAGTCCAAACCACACGTTTACTCCAGAGAACTCCAGCCTTGTACTTCACtactgtatgag GTTTTACTTTCGGAATTGGCATGGACTGAGTGAGAAGGAGCCAGCTGTATACCGTTATGCTCTCAGATCTGGGGCAGGTCAGGGAGGTTTTCCCTTGCTTGAAATTGCATCCTTACAATACCTATTCTCCCAG GCTCAATATGAATTTGTGAATGAAGTGGTGCAGATGGAAGACGTGGACTCAGAGGCGAAGTTAAATAGCTTCGAAAATGAGAGCTTGGGGATGGCTGTGCTTCAACTCTCACATCATGCAATGCAAACAGGCTGCTCCTTGCAAGATGTTGCCCAAAAAATCTG CTTCCTACGATGCATTCCAAGGTCTTTCgccaaacacatttccagagtCAACTTCCTGACACAAATCAGGATCCGGCGGGTGTTTGCAGAGTTTGTGCGGACCTTCCAGCAGCACACTGTTGATAAGGGGAGACTGGGCACCCAGGAAATCATGTACAAGTACATCTCTACTCTCGAGCACTTGTCACCGAGTTTTGGAACAGAAACCTTTTCTGTATCCCAGATGGAGCTTCGAGAGGACGGGGATGGAAGCTACTCTTACTCCAACACCACCCAAGCAGAGGGTGCCTCAAAAGACAGCTTTATAGGTCCCGCCACACACGAGATAATGGTGTCAGGCACCAAGGGGATTCAGTGGAGGAAAATGTCTGGTCAGAAG GCACTGGCAAACACTTACCTCAGAAATGACtacatgaagaaaacaaaacagtccGGCCAACCGAGCGCAAACACTCCCAACAAATGGACGTCCTTCTGTGATTTCCCTGAAATAACTCACATAGCCCTCACTGGAGATAATGTGTGCATTAGCACTCAGGACAACCACTGCATG GAGGTTCAGATGAACTCCAGCCAGGAGGCCCGTTCCTTCATCTCTCTGCTAGATGGATTCAACCGGCTGACTGCATTCGCCCACCACTATCTTTGTCATGAAGTGGCTCCCCCAAGGGTAGTGCTGAGTGTAGCAAATGGACTGCATGGACCTATCCA TGATGATTTTGTGCTGCTGAAGCTGaaaaaggaggcagaggagggagcTTTCCTGGTACGCTGGAGTGCCCTTGACTATCACCGCATCATCCTAGCAGTGATGAACAAAAATGAG TATGGATCAAGGCCAAGCCACAAGCAGTTTCGGATTCAGTTCAAGTGTTCGAAGTTCTGTCTGGAGGGCTGGGATCGAGAGTTCTCCAGCATGAAGGAGCTCACAGAAAGCCTCAAGACCTTTGTACTCCAGTCTGGTTCGGACAGCTTTACTGTCAAGAAATGCTGTTTTCCAAAACAAGCAg AGCTCTCCAACCTTCTGGTGATGAGGCCAGGTGTTCACACTGAGTCCTTGTCCCTAAACTTGACTCAGCTGCGCTTCCACCAGATCAAGGACAGAGAGCTCGTACAG GAACAGCATTTGGGCCGCGGGACGAGAACTAACATCTACTCAGGACGTCTGCTGGTGCAAGGTGGGGGGGGAAATGATGAGGATGACGAGTTCAACAACAACTTTGCTGACCGCAAAGGAATCTCTGTGGTTCTCAAGATTCTGGACCAAAGTGATAAAGATATTGATATA GGATTTTTAGAAACTGCGAGTCTTATGAGCCAGGTGTCCCACCGTCACCTGGTGTTTGTACATGGCGTGTCAGTCAAAGGATCTGAAA ATATCATGGTGGAAGAATTTGTGGAGTTTGGGCCTTTGGATGTTTTCCTTCGAAAAGAAAAGGCATCTGTGACTCCTCAGTGGAAATTCATTGTTGCAAAGCAACTTGCCATTGCCCTCAATTATCTT GAGACCAAACGGCTGTATCATGGAAACGTCTGTGCCAAGAACATTCTGGTGGCAAGGCGAGGTCTTGAGCATGGCACCTCTCCTTTTGTCAAGCTGAGTGACCCAGGGATTGCCCTGAGTGTCCTCTCGAGGGAAG AGCGTCTTGAGCGTATCCCCTGGATTGCCCCTGAGTGTGTGGAAAGTGGCTCACCCATTGGAAATGTTGCTGACCAGTGGAGCTTTGGCGTGACCTTCCTGGAAATCTGCAACAACGGCGATCTTCCCATGAGTGGCAGCACATTGTCCGAG AAAGAGCGCTTTTATCAGCAAAAGGGTCGCTTAGCTGAACCATCGTCCCAGGAACTGGCCGACTTCATCAGCATGTGTTTGACCTACGAGCCAATGGAGAGGCCTTCGTTCGGCATTGTGCTCAGAGAGCTCACAGAGATGATAATCAAAA ATCCCGATATATCCCCCAGTGAAACTCTCCCTGACTCAGACCCAAGCGTGTTCCACAAACGCTACCTGAAAAAGATGAGGTGCTTAGGAGAG GGACACTTTGGTAAAGTGACTCTCTACTTGTACGACCCGGCCAATGATGGGACAGGAGAGCTCGTGGCAGTGAAGTCTTTGAAACAAGAGAATGGTCAAGTGCCTGAAGGCTGGATGAAGGAGATCGACATCCTCAAGTCCCTTTATCACATCAATATTGTCAAGTACAAAGGCTGCTGTACTGAACTGG ATATAAACTTACAGCACACTGAGCATCACAGCCCCTTTAGCACCAGAGTAGGCAGCAGGTCCTTCTTGCCTTTGATGGAGAGTAAAGGATAA